In one Candidatus Nomurabacteria bacterium genomic region, the following are encoded:
- the dnaN gene encoding DNA polymerase III subunit beta: MHIACTQENLLQGLSLVSHITAKQTNLPILGNVLLKTEGGGLKLFSTNLEMAISAQVRGVVEAQGEFTVPAKLLQDYISLLPSGKVELIVKDDILEVRAHGSSTTMRGMPSSEFPLIPKLALDAGYQINAEALKLAISQTVFAVSASEARPELGGVACFFNSENEEEKVVFAATDSYRLSERIFHIEGGSKEAKHCIVPSRAMQEMGRIISAYKDDVDMPETIDWSITESQMVMTYGKVELISRLIEGSFPPYRQIMPSESKTKCIVAKSELQKAIKAASLFARQGVFDIHVEIDATKGMTISSSDTGTGAHSSTLKADISGESVNKVILNYKYFSDGLSVLTGDQVEFQCIDGMNPVTLSSKGTEGFSYIIMPIRS; the protein is encoded by the coding sequence ATGCATATAGCTTGTACCCAAGAAAACCTCTTACAAGGTTTATCACTCGTGAGTCATATCACGGCCAAACAAACAAACCTTCCTATCCTAGGAAATGTCTTATTAAAGACTGAGGGAGGTGGTTTAAAATTATTCTCTACAAATCTTGAGATGGCGATTAGCGCTCAAGTTCGTGGAGTTGTTGAAGCACAAGGAGAATTTACCGTCCCTGCAAAACTTCTACAGGATTATATTTCGCTCCTCCCTTCGGGTAAGGTGGAGCTTATTGTGAAGGATGATATTTTAGAGGTACGAGCCCATGGTTCATCAACGACGATGAGGGGGATGCCTAGCTCTGAGTTTCCACTTATCCCGAAACTCGCTTTAGATGCTGGCTACCAGATCAATGCCGAAGCGCTCAAACTCGCCATTTCGCAAACAGTCTTTGCTGTATCAGCTTCGGAGGCTCGCCCAGAGCTTGGTGGTGTCGCTTGTTTCTTTAATAGCGAGAACGAAGAAGAGAAAGTGGTTTTTGCTGCCACAGATTCTTATCGTTTGTCAGAGCGTATTTTTCATATCGAAGGTGGTAGTAAAGAAGCGAAGCACTGTATTGTCCCTTCTCGAGCAATGCAAGAAATGGGACGTATTATCTCTGCGTATAAAGACGATGTTGATATGCCTGAAACAATCGACTGGTCTATTACAGAAAGTCAGATGGTGATGACCTACGGTAAAGTTGAGCTTATCTCGAGGCTTATCGAAGGGAGTTTTCCTCCCTACCGACAAATCATGCCTTCTGAAAGTAAAACAAAATGTATTGTTGCTAAGTCAGAGCTTCAAAAAGCGATTAAAGCTGCTTCATTATTTGCTCGCCAAGGGGTATTTGATATCCATGTAGAGATCGATGCAACCAAAGGTATGACAATTTCGTCCTCTGATACTGGGACAGGAGCTCATAGCTCGACCCTGAAGGCCGATATAAGCGGAGAATCAGTAAACAAGGTAATACTCAACTACAAATACTTCTCAGATGGTCTGAGCGTCCTCACAGGCGATCAAGTAGAATTTCAATGTATTGATGGAATGAATCCCGTTACACTCTCAAGTAAAGGCACCGAAGGATTTAGTTATATCATCATGCCTATTCGCTCATAA
- a CDS encoding 3D domain-containing protein produces MIKPTNQVYQTPVKKALVIAVLVALSATEVRVPVAEAASSLPNTQVSTIDTAINDNVEEASLYYATNIHGEAEKEEVTPVKTMYMDMTAYTSAPNETDGSPFITADGSVVRDGIVATNALPFGTKVRIPSLFGDKIFTVHDRMNQRYYYRVDVWMTTKKEAFTFGVKRKVEIEVIEMGDGKKNWDQWKNKTAELNRVGKYGPKPEEEGIWL; encoded by the coding sequence ATGATTAAGCCTACAAACCAAGTGTACCAAACTCCAGTGAAAAAAGCGCTTGTAATTGCTGTTCTTGTCGCGCTTTCTGCTACCGAAGTCCGCGTTCCGGTTGCTGAGGCAGCATCTTCTCTTCCTAACACTCAAGTTTCAACGATTGATACGGCTATTAATGACAACGTTGAAGAAGCCTCCCTTTACTATGCGACTAATATCCATGGTGAAGCAGAAAAAGAAGAAGTAACTCCTGTTAAAACCATGTATATGGATATGACAGCTTATACTTCTGCACCTAATGAAACAGACGGTTCTCCGTTTATTACCGCTGATGGTTCAGTTGTTCGTGACGGTATTGTTGCAACAAACGCCTTACCATTTGGAACGAAAGTTCGTATTCCATCCCTTTTCGGTGATAAGATCTTTACCGTTCATGATCGTATGAATCAACGTTATTACTATCGCGTTGATGTATGGATGACAACAAAAAAAGAAGCTTTTACCTTTGGTGTAAAGCGTAAAGTCGAAATCGAAGTTATCGAAATGGGTGATGGTAAGAAAAACTGGGATCAATGGAAAAACAAAACCGCTGAGTTAAACCGTGTTGGTAAATACGGTCCTAAACCAGAAGAAGAAGGTATTTGGTTATAA
- a CDS encoding penicillin-binding protein, whose product MPNEMNVKKPSGRQWTKFWRIIRPLSLIALGLFALSLFVFTVFAAWVSRDLPDPNSLITREVAQSTQIYDRTGTHLLYEIHGDEKRTLIAYEDIPKSMYQAVISIEDRGFYEHNGIYWFGLARAVIVNTLKGQRISGTSTLTQQLVRNAILTTERSWIRKIKEVIISLQIERKLSKEQIIQLYLNEIPFGSNLYGIESASQSYFGKSAKDLTIDESAFLAAIIQRPEYFNPYGNGYYGDQREALKNRQHLVLEKMKEQDYINQEEYDANVAVDTLKKLKPRTVGNIEAPHFVMYVKGELVERYGISTVERGGLKVITTIDYDKQKIAEDEIVKGVESRGARYNFSNAALIALDPKTGQIMSMVGSKDYFDKSIQGEVNVTLSRNRQPGSSFKPIIYAAAFEKGYLPETKIWDVLTTFKTDVGNYEPKNYDFREHGPVTLRSALAGSLNIPAVKATYLVGVGGVIDFAEKLGYTTFENRSDFGLSIGLGGGTVTALEHANAFAAFAQDGKQKPIAAILKVEKPDGTVLEEWKDPEAKQVVEPQVARLLTDIMSDNNARTFIFGSKNSLTLPDRQVAAKTGTTNNNKDAWTAGFTPNLVSVVWVGNTDGKEMKSGADGSIIAAPIWQNYMRRATQGMEKETFIKPAPSNTDKLAILGQNVERLVKVNKLNNKLATEFTPPDLVEERLVHEAHTILYYIDKDNPLGPNPVNPAADPQFVNWEAGVQSYVQKTQWMATSTAPTESDDLFTPENKPNLTIQSPQDNTTISSRNLTIQTSVESPRTIKTVSVTIDDILIGTANNYPWTIYATIPNSIESGYRTLKIRAEDELGAFDEKVIQINLTAAPDASLSGFNLLSPQRNERWSRSSFPRSFIIHSDQPTRYQRITVTLVNKDTSERILVGSIQFPTEEQTGFTLSAGPATGEYTVEAEATQKDGETIDLVTEQLKITP is encoded by the coding sequence ATGCCAAATGAAATGAACGTAAAAAAGCCCTCCGGACGCCAATGGACCAAGTTTTGGCGGATTATCAGACCTCTTAGCCTTATTGCGCTTGGATTATTCGCGCTTTCATTATTTGTTTTCACGGTTTTCGCTGCTTGGGTAAGTCGCGACCTTCCGGACCCTAATTCTTTGATTACAAGAGAGGTTGCCCAGTCCACGCAGATCTATGATCGCACCGGAACCCACCTTTTATACGAAATTCACGGTGATGAAAAACGAACATTGATTGCTTATGAAGATATTCCAAAATCAATGTATCAAGCTGTTATCTCTATCGAAGATCGTGGCTTTTATGAACATAATGGTATCTACTGGTTTGGCTTAGCGCGTGCTGTTATCGTAAACACTCTTAAAGGCCAACGCATTTCTGGTACTTCAACACTTACGCAACAACTCGTACGTAATGCCATTCTTACTACCGAACGTTCGTGGATCAGAAAAATTAAAGAAGTTATCATCTCATTACAAATCGAACGCAAGTTAAGCAAAGAACAAATCATTCAGCTCTATCTTAACGAAATTCCGTTTGGCTCAAACCTCTATGGTATTGAGTCTGCTTCACAATCATATTTTGGCAAATCCGCAAAAGACTTAACGATTGATGAATCTGCTTTTCTTGCTGCGATTATTCAGCGTCCTGAATACTTTAACCCTTATGGCAACGGTTACTACGGCGATCAGCGTGAGGCGCTAAAAAATAGACAACATCTTGTTTTAGAAAAAATGAAAGAACAAGATTACATCAACCAAGAAGAATATGATGCTAACGTTGCTGTTGATACATTAAAAAAACTTAAACCTCGTACCGTTGGCAATATCGAAGCTCCACACTTTGTGATGTATGTAAAAGGTGAGCTTGTTGAACGATATGGAATCAGCACCGTAGAACGCGGTGGACTTAAAGTCATCACAACGATCGATTACGATAAACAAAAAATCGCCGAAGATGAAATTGTAAAAGGCGTAGAGAGTCGTGGCGCTCGTTATAACTTTAGCAATGCAGCACTTATCGCTCTTGACCCTAAAACAGGTCAAATCATGAGCATGGTTGGTTCTAAAGATTACTTTGATAAAAGTATTCAAGGTGAAGTAAACGTAACATTGAGTCGTAATCGCCAACCAGGTTCTAGCTTTAAACCTATTATTTATGCTGCAGCTTTTGAGAAAGGCTACCTTCCAGAAACAAAAATCTGGGATGTTCTTACGACGTTTAAAACAGACGTTGGAAACTATGAACCAAAAAACTATGACTTTAGAGAGCATGGTCCTGTTACCTTACGGTCTGCTTTAGCTGGTTCACTTAATATCCCTGCGGTAAAAGCAACCTATCTTGTTGGCGTAGGCGGTGTTATCGATTTTGCAGAAAAACTTGGTTATACCACCTTTGAAAACCGTTCTGATTTTGGCTTATCAATTGGACTTGGTGGCGGTACTGTTACGGCTCTTGAGCATGCAAATGCCTTTGCGGCATTTGCTCAAGACGGCAAACAAAAACCTATCGCTGCCATTCTTAAGGTAGAAAAGCCTGATGGTACTGTTCTTGAAGAATGGAAAGACCCCGAAGCAAAACAGGTTGTCGAACCACAGGTTGCAAGACTGCTTACAGATATTATGTCCGATAATAATGCTCGTACATTTATCTTTGGTAGCAAAAACAGCCTCACCTTACCGGACCGCCAAGTGGCAGCTAAAACTGGTACAACAAATAACAATAAAGATGCGTGGACAGCAGGATTTACACCAAACCTCGTAAGCGTTGTCTGGGTAGGTAATACCGACGGAAAAGAAATGAAGAGTGGTGCTGACGGCTCCATTATCGCTGCACCTATCTGGCAAAACTATATGCGTCGCGCTACACAAGGAATGGAAAAAGAAACGTTTATCAAACCAGCACCATCGAATACCGATAAACTCGCCATCCTTGGTCAAAACGTAGAGAGACTTGTTAAGGTAAATAAATTAAACAATAAACTCGCAACCGAATTTACCCCTCCTGATCTTGTTGAAGAACGCTTAGTACATGAAGCGCATACAATTCTTTATTACATTGATAAAGACAATCCACTAGGTCCGAACCCTGTTAATCCTGCCGCTGATCCGCAATTTGTTAACTGGGAGGCAGGTGTTCAGTCCTACGTACAAAAGACACAATGGATGGCGACATCAACAGCACCAACAGAAAGCGACGATCTATTTACGCCAGAAAATAAACCAAATCTCACCATTCAATCACCTCAAGATAATACAACTATATCGAGTCGAAATCTTACGATACAAACCTCGGTAGAATCACCAAGAACAATAAAAACCGTATCCGTCACAATAGATGACATCCTTATTGGTACAGCGAACAATTACCCTTGGACTATTTACGCAACAATCCCAAATAGCATTGAATCTGGTTACAGAACACTAAAGATACGTGCAGAAGACGAGTTGGGCGCCTTTGATGAAAAGGTTATTCAAATCAATCTTACGGCAGCTCCCGATGCCTCACTCTCTGGCTTTAATCTTCTTTCACCACAACGAAATGAACGATGGTCTAGGTCTTCGTTTCCGAGATCATTTATCATTCACTCGGATCAACCAACGCGCTATCAAAGAATAACCGTCACTCTAGTTAACAAAGACACCAGTGAACGTATTCTTGTAGGGTCGATACAATTTCCTACAGAAGAGCAGACGGGTTTCACGCTCTCTGCTGGACCAGCTACCGGCGAGTACACGGTAGAAGCAGAAGCGACACAAAAAGATGGTGAAACTATAGACTTAGTAACCGAACAACTAAAAATAACCCCGTAA
- the dnaA gene encoding chromosomal replication initiator protein DnaA yields MDLQALWQASLGELELSLTKANFTTWFKNTYLAQIEGSKATVCVPNTFTQAWLQKKYNDQIVRALRNASNLPVREIVYRVEVKNTTQIALENTPAPTASGMYSESSQAFATEAPVSTPQTHSSNDIGLNPRYLFNAFIVGKGNELAHAACQAVASKIGEVYNPLFIHGDAGMGKTHLVQAIGHHVLQTNPNAKVRYVSCERFANEFIQSVRSGRMNEFKDRYRLVDVLLIDDIQFLQGKEGTQEEFFHTFNALHQANKQIVITSDRPPKDIQTLESRLQSRFEWGMMADISKPDFETRVAILQAKTREKNYPLSVDILHTIAGSIQSNIRELEGALNKIIAYHQFKNIPPTLESVQPLLQSFTPTITKRSITPKLLLETVNTYFDITMEEMLGKSREKRLAHPRQIAMYMLREEIKCSYPAIGDQVGGRDHTTAMHACEKITNLIKTDEQLKQDITLLREKIYNQSH; encoded by the coding sequence ATGGATCTTCAAGCGTTGTGGCAAGCTTCACTAGGTGAACTTGAGCTCTCTCTCACGAAAGCAAATTTCACGACCTGGTTTAAAAATACCTACTTAGCCCAGATCGAAGGCTCAAAAGCGACCGTTTGTGTCCCAAACACATTCACACAAGCTTGGTTACAAAAGAAATATAACGATCAAATTGTTCGTGCTTTGCGTAATGCGTCCAATCTACCTGTCCGTGAGATCGTTTATCGCGTTGAGGTGAAAAACACTACTCAAATCGCTTTAGAAAACACCCCCGCACCAACAGCGAGCGGCATGTACAGCGAATCTTCACAGGCATTTGCTACCGAAGCCCCTGTATCTACACCACAAACACATTCTTCTAACGATATTGGGCTTAATCCTCGCTATCTTTTTAATGCGTTTATTGTAGGTAAAGGCAATGAGCTTGCTCATGCCGCCTGCCAAGCCGTTGCAAGTAAAATCGGTGAAGTCTATAACCCATTATTTATCCATGGTGATGCTGGTATGGGTAAGACACATCTTGTTCAAGCTATTGGGCATCACGTCTTACAAACAAACCCAAATGCGAAAGTTCGTTATGTTTCTTGCGAACGTTTTGCAAATGAATTCATTCAATCGGTACGCAGTGGTCGCATGAATGAATTTAAAGATCGTTATCGTTTGGTAGATGTGCTCCTTATTGATGATATTCAATTCTTACAAGGCAAAGAAGGTACACAAGAAGAGTTTTTCCATACCTTTAACGCACTTCATCAAGCAAATAAACAGATTGTTATTACATCGGATCGTCCACCAAAAGACATTCAAACGCTCGAAAGTCGTCTCCAATCGCGTTTTGAATGGGGCATGATGGCAGACATCTCAAAACCTGATTTTGAAACACGTGTGGCAATCTTGCAGGCAAAAACACGCGAAAAGAACTATCCACTCTCTGTTGATATTCTTCACACAATCGCAGGATCCATTCAATCAAATATTCGTGAGCTTGAGGGAGCATTAAATAAAATCATCGCCTACCATCAATTTAAAAACATTCCTCCAACGCTTGAATCTGTACAGCCATTATTACAGAGCTTCACGCCTACCATTACCAAGCGTTCGATCACTCCAAAACTTCTTTTAGAGACGGTAAATACCTACTTTGATATCACCATGGAAGAAATGCTTGGTAAAAGCCGTGAAAAGCGCCTCGCTCATCCAAGACAAATCGCCATGTACATGCTGAGAGAAGAGATTAAGTGCTCTTATCCTGCTATCGGTGACCAGGTTGGTGGACGTGATCACACCACCGCAATGCATGCCTGCGAAAAAATCACGAACCTCATCAAGACCGATGAGCAACTCAAGCAAGACATCACTCTTCTACGAGAAAAGATCTATAATCAGAGTCATTAA